The Primulina eburnea isolate SZY01 chromosome 13, ASM2296580v1, whole genome shotgun sequence genome includes a region encoding these proteins:
- the LOC140810289 gene encoding uncharacterized protein: MRDRGKETGDEFGVSKCDTTHQPDTTQLEKKQVRVGVWWIQFAGNQATAVGAGARPRPKAVYRMNPKEFVGMTDPMVAEGWIKSIEVIFDFMELQDADRVRCAIFLLAGDARQWWESASLAVNLQNLILNGFKEVFFSKSVAEFVRKFERGCYFVPLIANDAREKLRHFMDGLRPVLRRDVRVAGPTTYTVVVSKALAAEHDQRDIEADRQGKRPYQAPQQ, translated from the exons atgcgggatcgagggaAGGAGACCGGCGACGAGTttg gggtgtcaaaatgcgACACGACCCATCAACCCGACACGACCCAACTAGAAAAAAAGCAGGTTCGGGTTGGGGTTTGGTGGATTCAG tttgcggggaaccaggctacAGCAGTGGGTGCAGGGGCTAGGCCCCGACCAAAAGCAGTGTATAGGATGAATCCGAAGGAGTTTGTGGGGATGactgacccgatggtggcagagggatggattaagtccatcgaagtgATTTTTGACTTCATGGAGCTGCAGGATGCAGACCGAGTCAGGTGTGCCATATTCCTTCTAGCAGGGGATGCCAGACagtggtgggagagcgcatctTTAGCAGTTAACCTGCAGAATTTGATCTTGAATGGATTCAAAGAGGTGTTCTTCTCCAA AAGCGTAGCGGAGTTTGTgagaaagtttgagagggggtgttactttgTACCCCTAATAGCTAATGATGCTCGggaaaagttgaggcattttatggatgggttgCGGCCGGTCTTACGCCGTGACGTccgagttgctggtcctactacCTACACGGTTGTCGTGTCAAAAGCCTTAGCGGCAGAACATGATCAGAGGgatattgaggctgacaggcagggcaagaggccctatcaggctccacagCAGTAA